CGGAACTCGGACTACCCCCCGATGCCGATGAAGGATCGGGTCCAACGCCTGACCCGTCCGCTCGTGGACCTCGTAATTGCCAATTCACACGCCGGCAAACGCTACACCATTGAGCGGCTAGGCTTCGCCAAGGACCGAGTAGCCGTGGTCCACAACGGGGTCGACACGGAGCGTTTCAGGCCCGGTGACAAGGCTCACGCCCGTGAACGGCTCGGCATCCCGAGAGCCGCTCCGGTCATTGGGATGTTCGCAAGCTTCAAACCGCAGAAGAATCACGCGATGTACTTCCGGGCCGCCATGCGCATTCTCGAGCGATACCCCGAGGCGCGATTCCTGTCAGTGAGCTACGTGCCCTGGCATCCCTGGAATGGTGCCGTTGCCGACGCCTATCAGGCGTCACTGCGGAGTCTCCTTGGTGAACTTGGGCTCGCCGACCGCCTGCTCATCCTGACGAATCGCCCAGACGTCGAGCAGCTGTACCATGCCTGTGATGTCACGGTCCTGACAAGCCAACGCGAAGGCACACCCAACGTCGTCCTCGAGTCGATGGCGTCCGGGGTCCCGGTGGTGGCAACCGACGTGGCGGACAATGCCTTGATCCTGGATGACGCCTCGGGCGGCGCGGTCGTGCCCCTCGGTGACGACGCGGCCTTGGCGGGGCGCGTGTGCCGCCTGCTGCGCGATCCCACGGTGCTCCACACTGCCGGCGCACAGGCCCGCCACGCGGCCCTGGAGCGATACTCCCTGACTCGGTGGGCATCGGCGATTGGGACGCTTTACGAAGAGACCTGGCTTCGAAAGACCGGCCGTCAGCCCAGTTTCTCTCGGGCTAGCTGAGCCTTGACATGCTTCTCTTGCCAGCCACTGCAAGTAACATGACCGAGAAGCCAGGCACGGTGGCGCTGGCCAAGTATCCCCACCCGTATCGGGCGATGATGGCAATCTGTAGTGACCTCGACGAAACCCCGAACTGGAGGGTGTACGGTGAGATCATGCGGTTCCTGAACACCACGGAACCAACACCAATGGGCTCTGGAGTGGGCCTCGAGGTCGGAAACTCCATATACTTCATGATGCCAACCGATCAGTACTCGTATTTCGGCACCGATGAAGCCGGCCGTGAGATGGCCCGGGCCCTCATGCACACCGGCCACATCGATTGCATGCATTCATACGGTGACCATGCCCTGACCCGCCGGGACGCGGAGCGCGTCCTCGCCGAACTGGTCCGCCAGGGATGCCGGCTCAAGGTCTGGGTGGACCACTCCACGGCCCCGACGAACTTCGGCCCCGACATCATGCACGGCAGCGGTGACGTGCCAAGATCTACGGCTTACCACGCCGACCTCACGGTTGCCTACGGGATTCGCTACGTCTGGCGTGGGCGGACCACCTCGATCACGGGACAGGACACGCCCATCAGGCTGCGAAACCTGACGAGCATTATCGACCCGGCCCATCCGGTCGACTCTACTCGCACAGCGGCCAAGCAGGCGGTCAAAATCGGGCTCGGTCGGCTCTCTCACACTTCTTGGGAGATGCACGCGGTGAACCGGCTCTGCCGTCCCAGTAGACTCCGAGACGGTCAATCCGTCTGGGAGTTTCTCCGCTCGAACCCTCATTGGGCAGGGCCCGGGATTGGCGCGACCGCAGACGGGTTCGCCTCCGTCCTGACCCAGACCTTCCTTGACCAGCTCGTGCATCGCGAGGGGGTGTGTGCCCTCTACACCCATCTAGGCAAGGTCACGGACCCAGGCTGTCCTTTTGGTGAGCGCACCCAGACGGCATTCCGCCGCTTGGCAGCCATGCACGAGCGGCGCGAGATTCACGTGACCACCACCCATCGCCTGTTGCGATATCTGACGGTCCGCGATTCGGTCCGCTTTACCACTTCACGGCTCGGCGGCCGCACCGTCATCGTGATCCAATCGGTCGACGACCCGGTGTACGGTTCCTACGAGCCATCGCCCGACGACGTGATCGGGCTCTCCTTCGTAATGAACCGCTGCGACATGGTCGAGGTTTCTGTTCGTAGCGGGTTGCCGCTCGAGTGCGACATCGCTCACGCGGGTCCGCGGACCATCGCGTCCGTGCGATGGCCGCGCCTTACCTATCCCGATCCACTGTGCTAATCGCATGCTCCCCTTAACGGAGGCTCGGACTGATGATCGTAACCGATAAGAGGCTGCTCGACATCCTGTGCTGTCCTTCCGATCGCGGAGAGCTGTCCCTCGTTGCCGCGGAGCCCTCTGAACCGTCCCTTCGCTGCGGCCAGTGTGGACGAAGCTACCCTGTTCACAACGGAATCCCGCGCTTCGTCTCGGATGACCAGTACACAGCCAATTTCAGCCACGAGTGGAGGCTTCACCGAACCACCCAGCTGGACAGCGCGAGCAGCGCTCTCTCGGAACGCACGTTCGCCGAGAAGACGGGCTGGACGCCGGATGACGTCCGCGGGCGGCTCGTGCTTGACGTCGGCTGTGGCATGGGTCGTTTCGCCGACGTCGTGCTTCGCTGGGGCGGTCGCGTCGTCGGCATTGAGCTGAGCTACGCCGTGGACTCGGCCCGGGCGAATCTTGCCCACCACGATGGCTTCACAGCCATCCAGGCGAGCGTCTTCGAGCTACCGTTTCGGCCAGAGTGTTTCGACCTGATCTACAGCATCGGGGTCCTCAATCACACTCCGGATCCCAGGAAGGCCTTTCATTGCCTGCCGCCACTTTTGCGTGCTGGCGGTGAGATCGCCGTCTCTGTGTACTCTCTGCATGCCTACCCTCCCGACGGGATCGAGGAACGGCGCGATCGCGTCCTCCGGAGCGTCACGACGCGGATGCCGGCGCGTCTTCTCTACGCGCTCTGCCGCGCGGCATGCCTCGTCCGAATCCCGTTCGGGTCCCTGTGGCACATGCTCCTCCCCGGCTTTGTCTTCCATGGGCTCCCCAAGACGCACAGCTACGATAGCTACGATTGGCGTGTCCTCGACACCTTTAACTGGTACTCACCGCCGTACCAGTTCAAGCATTCCTATCCGGAGGTGTTCCATTGGTTCCGGGAGGCCGGACTCGTGGACATTGACCTGCGTGACGTTGAGGTGGCGGTCCGCGGCAGGAAGCGCGCGGTCGGAACCCCGCAGCTCAGCGAGCCGGCCACATGTACCGAATCGCTGGTATAGTTCTGATGTGGTGGCCGCTCGTCTTTCGTCTCTGGAACCGGCTTCGAAGGCTGGACTCGGCGCTGGACACTACACTGGTGGCGATGCTCGTCGCGGCCCTCCTGACCTAACCTAATATCAGCGATGCCCACCTGTCTGTACATCGCCTCTCCCAGTTTCTCGGGCTCTACGCTGCTGGCCATGCTGCTGGGCGGACACCCCTGCGTCGCCACCGTCGGCGAGATGAAGGGCGGGCAGGAGGAGCTTCTGACCTACGCGTGTTCCTGTGGAGACTTGTTCACCAAATGCAGCTTCTGGGCGCACCTGATTGCCGCGCTCAAGGAGCGCGGCTTCGTTTATGATCTGTCGGACCGCCACACGATGCCCGCATTCCGCATGCCAGAATCGCCGATCGCCGACCGGTTCATGCGACGGGCGTACGGCAGTCCAGCGTTTGAGTTCCTGAGGAGCCTCGTCCTCCACTGCTGGCCCGGCTCCATGCGGCGCCTCGAGTATCTGCGACGGTACAACCAGACCTTCATCGAGCTTGTCCTTCAGTTCAACAGCGCCTCCGTCTTCCTGGATTCCTCAAAGGACCCGATCCGAATCAAGTACCTGGCCGACATTCCCTCCTTGCAGCTCCAAGTGGTGCATCTAGTCCGGGATGGCCGCGGCGTCGTCAACTCGGCCAGGAAGAACCTCGGGATGCCAGCTCACGAGGCGTCCGTCGAGTGGCGCGAGACGCACCTCGAGATCGAACGGGTCACCAAGCGGTTTTGCGACGGGCGCGTTCTGCGTCTCAGATACGAGGATCTCTGCACGGATCCGGACGGCGTGCTCACCAGCATCTTCGCATTCATCGGAGTCGTGGGAACTATCAAAGCCTCTCAGGCCATCGAGCGCAAGATGCATGTGCTCGGGAATCGCCTGCGGCTGAAAGGGGTGCTCCCCATCCGTCTCGACGAGTCCTGGAGGCATGAGATGTCCGGCAGTGATTTGGCTGCATTCGCCTCCCTCGCGGGGAGCTTGAACAATAAATATGGATACGGAGTGCCCCGTGGCGAGGCGTAACTCCGACACGCCGGAAACCGCCGTCGCTTCGGGTGAGCAGGCCCGGGTGGATGTGTTGCCGGCCGCCCCTCTCGATTCCATTGAGGTGGCATCGGGACTTCTCCGCAGCACTATTTGGAACTGGGCGGGCGAGTTCGTCATGGTGGTGAGCGGTTTCGTTCTGCCGCGACTCATCAACCAACGGATGAGTCAGGAAGAACTTGGCATTTGGGACTTCGGGTGGTCCATTCGATCGTATGTTGCACTCGCCTTCGGGCCGCTGGGAACCGGCGCCAACCATTACTTCGCGCGCTACGCATCGAGTGAGCAGTGGCCAGAGATCAGCCGCACGCTTGGCGCGATGCTCGCACTGGTCATGTACGCATCACTAGGTGCGGGCCTGTTCACCCTCGGACTTGCTTACTTCACGCCCCGGTTGGTCAACACGGCCTCAATACTCCTCATTGGCGACGCACGGAGCCTGGTCCTCTCCATGGGGCTTACTTCCTGCATCAGCATTCTAGCTGTCGTCTTCGGCGGCATCATCGCGGGGCGCGAGCGGTTCGACGTTCTGAATCTCATCGACGGCTTCAGCGACGTTCTTTTGGTCGTGGCTGTTCTCGCGTCCGTGCTCTCAGGCGCCGGACTCAAGGTGATGGGCTTCTGCGTGTTGGCGCGTGAGTTGCTGAACGGCCTCGCCAAATACTGGTGCGCCGGGAAGATTGCTCCGCAGGTGAGTATCCGTCCACGTTGGGTCGATCGATCGATGTTCCGCGAGATCTTCGGATACAGTGCCAAGACGATGATGCATATTTGCGCGGATCTGCTGCAGATCACTCCCTTGGTTGTCGTCACAGTCATCGGGCCCGCCGCTCTGGCACTTTACTCGAGACCGCGCGCACTGATCCAGGTTACCACTCGCTTCCTTATGGCGTTCACGCGTGTTCTTGTACCCGTCGCTAGCGCCTTCCACGGTAAGCAGGACCGCCAGGAATTGGGCGAACTGCTCGTCCGCTCTACCCGATACGTGATGTTCCTGGCTCTGCCGCCGGTGCTGGTGATGCTGATCCTGGGGCAGGCACTACTGCGCGTCTGGATGGGGGACCGGTCCTACGCAGACAACCACGTCCTCCTCATCCTAGTCCTCGGATACCTCCCGTTGTTCGCGCAGCAGGCTACGTCCTTCATCCTGTTCGGATTGGCTTCCCACGGGTTGACCGGCGCTGCGTCCCTGAGCGGCTCCCTTCTAGGTGCCGGCCTCAGCATTCTCTTCGTCGGAATGCTCGGCTGGGGAATCGACGGAGCGGCGCTGGCCGCGGCCATCCCCATCTTCGTTGTCAACCTCTGCGTACTTCCGTATGCCGGATGTCGGGCGGTCCACATTCCTCTTCTCCGCTACGTGCGCGACTCGATCGTCTCCCCCTTGTTCTCGGTGATACCGTTCGCGGCGGTGCTCCTTACAGTTCGATTGTCCTTCCCGGGCAAACCCACAGCCCAACTCCTGGTCGGCTTGTTTGCTGGCTCATTAGTCTTGGCCCCCGTCTATTGGCACACGCTCGTGCCGGTCGACTTGAAGCAGCGAATTTCGAGACGGTTTCTCCTGTGACCGGTACCGGCTTTCGTTGCGGCGCGGATTCCAGCGAGCGGGGTAGTCCGCCGGCACCCCCCGAAGCTCCTCCGCCATGTTGCAAGACCGCGCTGCCGCCGGTGTCCGGCCGCGCCTCGATATGTTTTGTCGCCCCGAACGCCTACTCCGCGCTCTCCGGGCGAGGCGATGTAGCCCACATCGGCGGAGCCGAGCGACAGCAGGTCCTCCTCGCCAAGGAATTGGTCCAGCGAGGATACCGCGTCAGCTTTGTCGTCCTCGATCACGGCCAGCCCGACGCTGAGGACATCCATGGAATCCACGTCTTCAAGTGTTACAGAGTCGATGTCGGTATGCGCGGGTTGCGTTTCTTTCATCCTCGTCTCACCGGCTTGTGGAATGCCATGAAGCGTGCCGATTCCGACGTCTACTATCAGCGCGGAGCCGAGTCTGAAACTGGGCTGGCCGGTCACTGGTGCCGGCGGCATACGCGCGGTTTCATTTTTTCGTTCGCCAACGAGATGACATGCACCCTGCTGTCGCCATTTCCCGCCACTGGCCCCAAGGAGCGCTGGCTGTTTCGCCATGGCCTCCGCCAAGCAGATGCCGTCGTCGCGCAGACATCTCGCCAACAGCGCATTCTATGTGAGACATTCGGCCTGTCGAGCACCGTGATACGAAGCTGCTGCGAATGGTCGCCAGAGGTAACACGAATTGCGCAATCCGCGTCCTACGATCCGGCGCCCGGTCCCGTCCTCTGGGTCGGTCGGTTGAGCGAAGTGAAGCGACCGGATTGGGTGATCCGGCTCGCCGCGGACCTCCCGGAGTGTCGCTTCGACCTCGTTGGGCAATCCAACGTCGCCTCTCAATATGGACGGACACTCGCCGGTCAGATCCAGTCACTGGCCAACATCCGCTGGCATGGCTACGTCCCGCATCATCTGATGAAAGCACTCTATCGCGAGTGCCGATTGCTCCTCTGTACCTCGGAATCGGAAGGTTTCCCGAACGTCTTCCTTGAAGCCTGGGCATGGGGCAAACCAGTGCTCACGTCTGTAGACCCTGACGACGTGGTCGCCAAATTCCAGCTCGGTTACGTCGAAACCGACTATGTAGCGCTGAAACGACGTCTAATGGCGTCGCTATCAGAGTCCGCGATGTGGCGGGCAGCGGGCCGTCGGGGTCAGGACTACATCCGTGAACACCATAGCACTTCTGCCGTGGTGAACGCCTTGGAGGGCGTGGTTCAGCGGTGTCATGAGTCGGTTCGTGCCCGCCGAGCGGCAGCGACGATCGCCTCTGGACCGTGATGTTCAGCGAACTGAACGCTGAACTCAAGCAATACAGCCGCTTCTGCTATCAGGGGCGGCCGGTCTGGCGCGTTCTCGCGCGCATCCTCTACGTGCACCCGGCAGCACTGGCTGTCATCTGGTACCGCGTCGGATCCGCCGCCCGGCGGATCCGGGTTCCGTTCGTACGGCAATTGTCGCAACTCGTCTATCTGATCGGTATGCCTTTCGTTCGGATCTATTCCGGCGTCCAGATTAAGCCACAGACCAAGATCGACCCTGGTCTCACCATCCTCCATTTTGGTGGTATCCTCATCACGCGCGACTGCACGATTGGGGCTAATTGCCTCCTGTACCACAACGTCAGTATCGTAACGATGCGCAGTCAGCGCGGCGCGACAATTGGAAATCACTTCTATGCTGGAACGGACGCCACGATTCTTGGCACCCTTTCCATCGAAGACAACGTAACGGTCGGAGCCGGCGCAGTGGTCACGAAATCCGTCCCGAAGGATGCAGTCGTGGCCGGCGTGCCTGCTCGGATTCTCCGCTTTTGGGAGCCCTCGGAGGACGCTTCCGAGAATCAAACACTGCCGAATCGCTCCCCTGAATGGCTTACGTATCAAACTGACACTGCTCGGGCTGAGCGTCAGCCTACCACGAGGCGAAAAGCATGAAGCAGATCGCGCAGTACCAGGACGGGCGACACGAGGTGCGCGAGGTACCGATGCCGATGCCACCGCCAGGCGGCGTGCTCGTCCGAACGACCCACTCGGTGATCAGCGCTGGCACGGAGAAGATGAAGGTCATGCAAGCCAGCATGAACCTCATTCAGAAAGCCAGGGCACGTCCGGATCAAGTGCGCAAGGTGCTCGACACTGCCAGGAACCTCGGATGGCGCAGCGCGCTCCAAAAAGTCCGAAATCGCTTGGAGTCTCCCGCGCCGCTCGGCTACAGCGCCGCCGGCGTTGTGGTTGACTTGGATAAGGCGAATACTCGATTTCGTGTCGGCGACCGTGTCGCCTGTGCTGGGGCAGAATGCGCCTTCCACGCCGAGTATCTCGCCATGCCGGATCTCCTCCTTGCGCCGGTTCCCGATGAAGTGGAGAACTGGAGGGCCGCGTACACAACCATCTGCGCCATCGCGCTACACGCGGTCCGACAGACCGCGCCAAATCTCGGCGATCGCGTTCTGGTGACCGGACAAGGTCTGGTAGGGCTGTTGGTGACCAATATGCTGGCCCTCGCGGGCGCCCGGGTGATCGCAGTTGACGTACAAACGTCTCGCCGTCCCATCTCCGCGGCCATGGGGGCCGAACGAGTCGTCATACTGGGTGCGCAGCGCCTCCTCGATGAGGTTCGTGACTGGACCCAAGGCTACGGCGTCGACGCCGCCGTCATTTGCGCAGCTTCCAACTCCAGCGCGCCCGTCGAGCAGGCGGCGGAGGCATTGCGAGACCGGGGGCGTGTCGTCAGTGTAGGCATGACCCGCATGGACCTGCCGTGGAGGATCTTCTACGAAAAGGAGCTGGACGTCCGATTTTCTCGTTCCTATGGTCCTGGCCGCTACGACGCCACCTACGAGTGGGCCGGATGCGACTATCCAATCGGGTACGTCCGCTGGACGGAGCAGCGGAACTTCGAGGCTTGCCTCAATCTGATGGCACGTGGCCGCATCAATCTCGAAGCCATCACGACCCGTCGCGTCGCGTTCCTTGATGCCGCCAAGGTGTATGAAGACCTCAAAAAGGGATCCAGTGA
This genomic window from Candidatus Rokuibacteriota bacterium contains:
- a CDS encoding glycosyltransferase codes for the protein MKPNPSLPLKVMLLTSSLHYGGAERQVVELAKHLDRRRFEPLLCCLDGTRTLFDLSPSLTPIVMAKRRARFDPIPFLQVGWLLRRRSIDVVHSFLFDAEIIGRVMGWLTKVPAVIASERNSDYPPMPMKDRVQRLTRPLVDLVIANSHAGKRYTIERLGFAKDRVAVVHNGVDTERFRPGDKAHARERLGIPRAAPVIGMFASFKPQKNHAMYFRAAMRILERYPEARFLSVSYVPWHPWNGAVADAYQASLRSLLGELGLADRLLILTNRPDVEQLYHACDVTVLTSQREGTPNVVLESMASGVPVVATDVADNALILDDASGGAVVPLGDDAALAGRVCRLLRDPTVLHTAGAQARHAALERYSLTRWASAIGTLYEETWLRKTGRQPSFSRAS
- a CDS encoding methyltransferase domain-containing protein, with the translated sequence MIVTDKRLLDILCCPSDRGELSLVAAEPSEPSLRCGQCGRSYPVHNGIPRFVSDDQYTANFSHEWRLHRTTQLDSASSALSERTFAEKTGWTPDDVRGRLVLDVGCGMGRFADVVLRWGGRVVGIELSYAVDSARANLAHHDGFTAIQASVFELPFRPECFDLIYSIGVLNHTPDPRKAFHCLPPLLRAGGEIAVSVYSLHAYPPDGIEERRDRVLRSVTTRMPARLLYALCRAACLVRIPFGSLWHMLLPGFVFHGLPKTHSYDSYDWRVLDTFNWYSPPYQFKHSYPEVFHWFREAGLVDIDLRDVEVAVRGRKRAVGTPQLSEPATCTESLV
- a CDS encoding sulfotransferase; this translates as MPTCLYIASPSFSGSTLLAMLLGGHPCVATVGEMKGGQEELLTYACSCGDLFTKCSFWAHLIAALKERGFVYDLSDRHTMPAFRMPESPIADRFMRRAYGSPAFEFLRSLVLHCWPGSMRRLEYLRRYNQTFIELVLQFNSASVFLDSSKDPIRIKYLADIPSLQLQVVHLVRDGRGVVNSARKNLGMPAHEASVEWRETHLEIERVTKRFCDGRVLRLRYEDLCTDPDGVLTSIFAFIGVVGTIKASQAIERKMHVLGNRLRLKGVLPIRLDESWRHEMSGSDLAAFASLAGSLNNKYGYGVPRGEA
- a CDS encoding lipopolysaccharide biosynthesis protein, whose product is MARRNSDTPETAVASGEQARVDVLPAAPLDSIEVASGLLRSTIWNWAGEFVMVVSGFVLPRLINQRMSQEELGIWDFGWSIRSYVALAFGPLGTGANHYFARYASSEQWPEISRTLGAMLALVMYASLGAGLFTLGLAYFTPRLVNTASILLIGDARSLVLSMGLTSCISILAVVFGGIIAGRERFDVLNLIDGFSDVLLVVAVLASVLSGAGLKVMGFCVLARELLNGLAKYWCAGKIAPQVSIRPRWVDRSMFREIFGYSAKTMMHICADLLQITPLVVVTVIGPAALALYSRPRALIQVTTRFLMAFTRVLVPVASAFHGKQDRQELGELLVRSTRYVMFLALPPVLVMLILGQALLRVWMGDRSYADNHVLLILVLGYLPLFAQQATSFILFGLASHGLTGAASLSGSLLGAGLSILFVGMLGWGIDGAALAAAIPIFVVNLCVLPYAGCRAVHIPLLRYVRDSIVSPLFSVIPFAAVLLTVRLSFPGKPTAQLLVGLFAGSLVLAPVYWHTLVPVDLKQRISRRFLL
- a CDS encoding glycosyltransferase family 4 protein, with amino-acid sequence MSGRASICFVAPNAYSALSGRGDVAHIGGAERQQVLLAKELVQRGYRVSFVVLDHGQPDAEDIHGIHVFKCYRVDVGMRGLRFFHPRLTGLWNAMKRADSDVYYQRGAESETGLAGHWCRRHTRGFIFSFANEMTCTLLSPFPATGPKERWLFRHGLRQADAVVAQTSRQQRILCETFGLSSTVIRSCCEWSPEVTRIAQSASYDPAPGPVLWVGRLSEVKRPDWVIRLAADLPECRFDLVGQSNVASQYGRTLAGQIQSLANIRWHGYVPHHLMKALYRECRLLLCTSESEGFPNVFLEAWAWGKPVLTSVDPDDVVAKFQLGYVETDYVALKRRLMASLSESAMWRAAGRRGQDYIREHHSTSAVVNALEGVVQRCHESVRARRAAATIASGP